In Juglans microcarpa x Juglans regia isolate MS1-56 chromosome 1S, Jm3101_v1.0, whole genome shotgun sequence, the genomic stretch CTCccttgtcaaaattcaaattactCTCCAAATTTTCTTTGTTGACAGCCCCAGCAAAACTCTCTACCAGCAAACCCTCCCCTGCCAAATTCTCCATATCATTTATTTGCATGCCCtctatttcatcttcttctatcTCCTCTACATGATATTCCTTACCAGATGATACATTTTCTTCAATCAACCTAACTTTAATTTCTTGTCCCTCCAAATTTTCCAGAGGCTCTCCCTCCTTTTCACCCACCTGATGTTGATCTTGTGCACCACAATCCCGTATCTTTTTTTCCGGATCGCCTTTTTCCATTCCTACTTCCGTCATCATCTCTCCCTTGCCTTTATCCAACTCAACATTTATTTCAGTTTGtggctctgtttttttttctttagcatcTTTTACATTCTTTCGCATCCAAATCTTTTCTCCATCTTTACAATTCTTCAAATTACAGGTATGTGCATTATGCCCTTGAACTTTACAATTTATACAGAACGCTGGAAGTGTCTCATAAAGAATTTCCTGCTTACATCCCGACCCTGGCATCCCAATCCAAAAATAAGAAATCGGTTTTTTTGAAGCATCCATCTCCAAGCATAAACGTGCTCCATCCGTGCGAGTTGCACATTTTGTTGGATTATCTCTTCTAATGTATCTACCAATCGGAGCAGTGAAAATCTTTAGAAaagattcatgataaaaatttgaTGGCAGACCCAGCAACACAATCCAAACTGGGACCAACGACGGCTCCTCATCTTCATTAAAATCTAGTTTCTAATGAAAAACTCGATACTGAACCCCATTCACCTCACAAGTTTCCCGAGAAATAACTTTCAAGAAATCTTGCTCATTTGTTATTCGAATGAAAACATTTCTTGGTCTCCGCATAGCTGTAACCATCGGCATGCAAGATAATCCCCAGCGGATATGTATAAACGACCGAATCACATCCAACGAGGGTCTCTGTCTTAGGAATTTCAATACAATAGAAAAACGAAAAGGTTCCGCAGATCGAGCAATTTCCTCCTTAGTGAACTGAAAACATATTTCTCCATCCACGTACTTCGGCCCACGATGAGGCACCGATAATTCTGGAAGTGGTTGCGGGACCACAGAAACCAATTCTGCAAAGGAACGTCGACCTGCCTCGACATTCTTGGCCGCCATGGCCCCCTGAGAGGGCCCGACGCCAAACTCTTGTTTAACTTCCCAGATTCTTAGAGCTTTCTTGGAGCACTCTATATCTGTTATGTGAAGAGTTTGTGAAAATCCAAAAGGTAAAATCAGTAGCAGCactcttaattttattattcctcaactcttgtattgaattttgtgcttaatttgtttaatttagagagagagaggggaagttATAGTTGGGTGGGGGAGTGTAATAGACCATTATTCTGTAAATGGTTTCTTTATTAGGGATGACTACTTCGAGGGAGTCAAGCCTCCAGAAAGATGATCacgaagagagagaaagtaaaagtgagagagagagagaaagaaggaagaagagaattAACACTTGAATATCAGAGTTGGCCTCCTTCCCAACTCATGGCTACCTCTTTATATTGCATCTGTGAAAATACAATGCATAGGAAAGATTAAATACGACTGCGTTTAATCTCTTGGAATGAATATTAAACGACACCGCATACTAACTAACATAACTGCTAATACAAGTGCAAAACGATACCGTACTCAATCAACTCATTAAAAGAAACGACAGCGTATGTAAACTAATCACCAATATCAATACAAGTTGGAGAATGACACCGTATTTAACTaattcattaaaagaaaaagacaccGTGTTAACAACTAACATAACTGTCTATCCTTCTGCACGTCACCTCCAATAGAGCAACCTTCCATTGTGTTCCTTTAAACTTTCAAGCACATAACATACCTTCTTCCTTTAgagaaccttgcccacaaggtgagggaATTTTTCACGCAACTTCCAATAAGCTTCCCATGTAGCTTCCTCAATTGCAACTCCTTTCTATTGTACAAGAACTTCAATCAATGGCCTGTTATTGACTTTCCTGGTTCTTCTCTGCAGAATGCACTCAGGTTCTGGGGCTAATTCTCCATGAAAATTGACTGGTGGTAAAATGGACAGAGGGGAGATCAACTGGCCTAACTTCCTTTTCAAACAAGAAACATGAAACACTGCAAACTCGAAGTCTGAGGCAAATTCAACTTGTATGCTACCTGCCCAATCCTTTCTAGTATATGAAATGGCCCATAGTACTTaggagataattttagattcCTCCTAGCCACCAAAGATTGTTGTCTATAAGGTTGTAACCTGAGAAACACCCACTCTCCCACCTAAAATTCTCTTTCAGTTCTTGACTTACTAGCCTGATACTTCATCCTCTCTTGGGCAGCTTGCAAATTTAGCTTTAAAGTAGCCAATAACTCCTCTCTTGTTCTAAGCAGCTCTTCCACTACTTGATTAGCAAATAACCCAGGAATATAAGATTGAAACTTGGTTGGAGGTATGCCATAAACCACTTCATAAGGGGTTAACTTGGTAAATGTATGAAACGTTgtgttataccaccattcagcTAAAGTCAGCCAATCAAACCATGATCTGGGCTTGTCAGCTGCAAAGCATCTCAGGAAATGTTCATGACATTTATTCACTGCCTCAGTTTGACCATCACTTTGAGAGTGATAAGCAGATGAATAGGAAAGGGTGACACCTTGTAATCTGAACAATTCTTTCCAAAGAGAACTAGTGAAAGTAGCTCATCTATCTGAAACAATATTCTGGGGCATACCATGTAATTTGAAAACAtggtcaaaaaataataaagccACTTTCTCTGCAGTAAAAGGGTGTTTAAGGGCCATAAAATGAGAGTACTTTGACAACCTATCCACAACAATCATCGCCACTAAGTATCCCTAAGAAATTGGTAAGTCTTCCATAAAGTCCATTGATAAATCAGTCCAAATAGTCTGTGGTACTGATAAGGGCTGTAACAAACCAGCTGGGTGGATGTTTTCTACCTTATTTCTTTGACAAGTTTCACACTCTCAAATGAAGGTCTTCGCATCCTTTTTTAAACCAGGCCAATAAAAGTCATACCTTGCCCTTTGTAAGGTTTTATGAAATCCTGAATGACCAGCAGATGGACTGGAATGAACAAAATGCAGTAACTTTAGTTTTAACTGTTGACAATTAGGGACATAAATATTGCCTTTTCTGAACAACACTCCATGTTTCACAGTAAAAGAATTATGTGAAGTAACCCCCATCTGTTAACAAGGACAACTGTTGTTGAGTTACAGGATCTGAGGCATAAGCTTGTTTAAGTTCTTCCAACCAAATTGGTGTAGGATATGAAATGGCAAACACTGCAACTTCATCTTCTTGGCAATCTTTTCGAGACAAAGCATCAGCCACTTTGTTCTCTATCCCTTTTTTGTATTCAATGGAAAACTCATAGCCCAACAGCTCTGAGATCCATTTTTGTTGAGCTACTATACCTACTTTTTGCTCCAACAAATACTTCAAGCTCAAATGATCAGTTCTTATTGTAAAAATTGACCCCAACAAATAAGGTCtccattttttaatagttaaaaccAATGCTAACAGCTATTTCTCATAGGTAAAGAGTgttaaattttttccttttaaagctTGACTTAAGAAAGCTATTGGTTTATGATTCTGCATGAGCACAGCACCCACCCCAACATGCATCACACTCAATGACACACTTTTGAGTGAAATCTAGCAATGCTAACACAGGAGGAGTCACAACAGCTTCCCTTAACTCCTTAAAGGCCATAGAAGCttcctcattccacaaaaaaGCATCCTTTTTCAACAAGGAAGTCAGAGGGCCCGCAATCTTACCATATTGTTTAATAAACTTCATGTAATAACCAGTTAAACCCAAAAAACCTCTCAAAGCTTTAAGAGTTTTTGGAACTGGCCAGTTAATCATTGCCTCTAATTTCCTTTGGTCAGCCCTCACACCCTCCCTAGAAATCAGATGGCCCAAGTACTCAATCTCTTGGCATGCAAAATGACACTTTGACTTTGTAGCTTATAACTGATTTTGCTTCAAAACTCCCAAAACAATAGCTAAATGTGTCAAATGAGATTCTAGGTCTTTGCTGTATACtagaatatcatcaaagaacacaattacaaattttctcaagaatggTTTAAAAACATCATTCATGAGAGTTTGAAAAGTGGAGGGAGCATTAGtgagtccaaatggcataacaagGAACTCATAATGTCCCTCATGTGTTTAAATGCAGTTTTGTGTATGTCTTGAGGCCTCATTCTTATCTGGTGGTAACCAGATCTAAGatcaagttttgaaaaaatggttGAGCCAAATAATTCATCCAAGAGTTCATCAACTACTAAAATTGGATACTTATCTTTAATGGTGGCCTCATTAAGCGTTCGATAGTCTATGCACATCCTCCAAGAACCATCTGCCTTCCTGACCAGTAACACAGGTGATGAGAATGGAGACTGACTTGGTCTAATAACTCCAGTTTTAAGTAAATCAGCTACTATGTTCTCAATTTCTGCCTTCTAAAAGTGTGGGTATCTGTATGGTCTCAAGGATACTGGAATAGACTCATTCATTAAGATAATTTGATGGTCTCGAGAtctatgggggggggggggggggggggagatctTTAGGCTCCTCAAAAACCACTTGATAATGCTACAACAACTCATCAATCTAGGGGGCTATAATAGACTGCTTCTGAATAGGCTCCACAACCATTAATTGGAGCCAAAACCCTTTTGATCCCACTTTAGAAATAGTAGCTAACTCCTTGTTATCAACCAACTCAGCATTTGTTGATGTCAGCCCCTTAAGAACCATAGTTCTTGTGCCATAAGAAAACTGCATTTACAATTCAGCAAAATTCCAAAGTATGGGACCAAGTGATAGCAGCCATTGCACTCCTATAACCACATCACAACCTCCCAAATTAAGAGTAAAGAAATCAGCAATAAAACTTATACCTTGCATATGTACTGTTACAGCAGTAGTTCTACCCAAACTTTCAACAACATCTCCATTTGCCACTCGAACCTGAATGGATTGATCTGTATTAACAGTCAAAGCACTCTTCTCAGCCACTATTGTATCCACAAAGTTATGGGTACTACCAGTGTCTATCAAAATGaccaccttttttttattaatttgcccCACAATCCTCATTTTTTTAGGATTTGGAGTTCCTCCAATTGcttgcaaagaaattgaagcAATATCACCATGCTGCATTTCTTCttcaacaatctccaccttaTCATGATCTTCCACTATTTCCTCCCCAAGAATATCCATTCCCTCTAACACATAGATCTTTGGCTTAATGCACTTGTGGCCTTGATGCCACTTATCTTCTCAAAAATAGCAAAgacctttctttcttctttcttgcatCTTTGCTTCAGAAACTTTCTGATAAGGCAGCTTATTAGTAGACAACACCTTAGGTGTTCCTAATATTGACCCACCTGCAGAATGCCCACCAAGATCACTACTAGTGCCCTTCCAAGATCTTCTCGTTGGCCACACATACTATTCTTGTATCTTGGCTAAGCCAAAGACATCATTTAAAGTAGTTGGATTAAGCATAATCACTGGGAGCCTTACTTCATCCTTCAGGCCACTCAAAAAACAACtaagcttattttttttcagaaaccCCTTTAATTCTATTTCAAAGTAACTCAAACTCTGCCTTGTAAGTAGTAACAGAATTAACttgttttaaatgtgttaatGCCTCCATTCGATCATCATAAGCTGATGATCCAAACCTCACTTGAACAGCTTGTGTAAATTCTTTCCAGGAATGAAAAGTGCCAGCTTCACTAGCATCTTGAAACCAAACAAGGGCTTCTTCTTCTATGTGAAATGAAGCCAAAAAAATTCTTTGTCCAAGAGGAATTTGATGATACAAAAAATACTGATTTGCCCTATATATTCATGCTGCTGGATTCTTGCCAAAAAATCTTGGAAAGTCAAGCTTAATACCTTGAGCAACATATCTATCACCCATGCCACGAGCGTGCACTTCATCATTATCACCTTCTCTATCTCCATGATGACTGTCTTGATTATTCCTTGCATTCTGTCCATTTCTTTCAGAATTGTTACAAGAAATTCTTGAAATCTGCTGCAAAAGATCCGAGAACCTTTTCTCTTGACTTTCCCTTTCCAATCTTGTTGTTTCTTGCTgttgaaataaaatgacaatTGTATCTTTTAACTGCTTTTGTTGTCTTTCTTGCTGCTGGCGAACTTGATTAACTGTATCCACAATCTGAGCATACGATCTTGTACCTTCTGCCATTAGTACTGACtgctgataccaactgtaatggACCCTTATTCTATAAATGGTTCTTTATTAGTGATGACTGCTTCGAGGGAGTCAGGCCTCTGGAAATATGATCACgaagagagagagtaaaagtgagagagagagagagagagagagaaagaaggaagaagagaattAACACTTGAATACCAGAGTCGGCCTCCATCCCAACTCATGGCTACCTCTTTATACTGCCTCTGTGAAAATACAATGCATAGAAAAGATTAAACACGACTGCGTTTAATCTCCTAGAATGAATATTAAACGACACCACATACTAACTAATATAACTGTTAATACAAGTGCAAAACAATACCGTACTCAATCAACtcattaaaagaaatgacaGCGTATGTAAACTAATCACCATTGTCAATACAAGTGGGAGAACGACACCGTATTTAACTaattcattaaaagaaaacGACACCATGTTAACAACTAACATATTTATCTATCCTTATGCACTTCACCTCCAATACAATAACCTTTCATTGTATTCCTTTCTACTTTCAAGCACAGAATAGGGAGGTAgaatgagagaagagagaaaaaagaagcaaGTAATCTGGTGTGGATAGAAATTTATTGGATGTCTTACGCGGCAGAATTTTATTGGACTTTattaaaaatggttttttacCCGTCCAAGAGCTTTTCCCTAATAAATTATGCGAGAAAATAGGGACATTTTAGTAATTTGCAACTTTCAACATTTAATTCATCGTTATTAACTTATCTGGTGTGCAGAAACTCCCAGAAGGTCTAGTGCCAACGAAAAGCTTGAATCGATTCGGAGCCAAAAGGTTAGCAGTTCCATCTCCAAAACTCTATTTCGTTCCAAATCTGATCCTGGATGCCCTCGTTCTTCTTCATTTACTATACTTCTCTCACACTGAGAAAATTTCTGAATTCTTATATGTAGGCTTTTCTGCATTTCTGTACATCGAACATTTCTACTACTCCTTTATTGGGAAAAAATTCGGATTGGCTATCCAGAAACTAAGTTCTCAGATTGGTGCCTGTGTTGATTGGAATTGTGGGCTGTGTAGATTTTCCCCTTTTTAGGGGGGGTTTTCAGTTTTCTTGTTCGGGGTCTTTTAATTGCTGAATTCTTAGCTATTCTTGTAGAAATTGTAGTACTGACTTTTATGATCCTGTTCGAAGCACTCTAGAGAAAGAACAGATAAAGTAGAAGTGGTTGCTATACATGGGGAAGCCTTTATTCTATGAGATATTGGAAAAACCAGCCACAACTTGTATTATAGGCGTATGTAGTGCAATATGGTTTTACATACAGAAGAAAAACATCGGGTATTCACATGTGGGTTTTAGTTATGAAAACGCCATTGAAGGACACCATTGGCGGATAATAACTTCAACTTTTTCCCATATAAGTGTTCTTCATCTTGTTTTCAATATGAGTGCACTTTGGAGTCTGGGGATAGTGGAACAGTTGGGGAATATAGGCCTTGGTGTGGTTTATTACCTACATTACACGTTGGTCTTGGTCGTCTTATCGGGTGTGTTAGTTTTTGGGATGTACCATACGTTGATTCATAGATTCAAGCTTGAGCATTTCCGGAGAGTGACAGCTGTTGGATATTCTTGTGTTGTTTTTGGGTGGATGACAATTCTTTCTATGAAGCAACCCTCTTCAAAGTTGGATCTTTTTGGATTTCTTTCACTTCCCATTAGTTTCGCACCATTTGAGTCGCTCATTTTTACTTCACTTATAGTTCCACAAGCAAGTTTTCTTGGTCATTTATCAGGAATCATTGTTGGGTATGCCATTGGATGGGGTTTGATTAATGGGATGAACAATTACTGGGCGGTTACCATGTTGGGATGGATTGTGCTTGTGTTTGTGTTCAGTTTGAAGCGATCTGGTGCATATGATTTCAGCTTTTTCGAGATAGAATCTATCACAGATCCTTACCTGCCTTCTGTGCGGTTTCCGGCATCAGGTAATGGTAGAACCTTGCAGATGAGTGCATTGCCAGTTGGAGATGTTGAACTCGTGTAATTTCTATTCAGGATGCCACCTCTTTGCATGTGGGCTTGGCTGACTCAGGAGTTGTGTTATTGTATGATTTTGATGTGCCAAACTGGACAATTGCATGTGAAATGGCTATAATGCTCACGGGTCAGcaaattatatattgttttctcATGGTAATGCAAGTTTTCAGGTGCAACTCTTGAACTCATTTAGGTGGCAGTGAATGTTGGTGCTACTCATTGCGTTATGGAGGTTTTCTGGTCATTGATGCTGACTAATAGAATATGTAATGGTTAATTTTCGGTGTAGCTTTTCTTAGTTGAATAGCTTCCACATACCATTGTTTTCTCTTGGTAATGAAAGTGAATTTGTTTAGGACAATGAACGTGCATTTCTGAGTATTTTTTTCTACGATTAAAAAGCCTGAAGGCAGACCTAGCCTTTTCTGTTCAACTACCTATtgcttttaatttcattttttcagtCTGTATTTATTTAAATCGCGAGAAAAGAATCAATGTGTAGATTACCCCAAACTGTGAAAAagcaaaaatcatttttttgtttttccctttattttgatttggatcttttaatttcattttttcttcgTCTGGATTTATTCGATTTTTTCAGAGTCCTACTTGAAATGTATATGTATAAGatgaaatcatgaaaaatgaatCTGGTTATATGACAATGGGTCAATGAATCAATAGTCCCTCGTCTCCCTGGTTAAATAACTCTGCGGAATTGTGTGTTAAGACAATTTCTGGTACTTTATCCTTGAAGCACTTCTGTTGAAACTCAAAAAGTTAAGCTTTGGTTTGAAAATGGGGTTTGAGTTCCTGATTATGATCTTTTGAGTTGATAGTTGAAGTTCTACTTGGTATTGTAATTTGGTTAGACAtagtttttaaatctatatcttTTCTGGTATAGTAACCACCAAACAATAATGTTCCcccttctttatatatatatgtgtgtgtgtgtgtgtgtttgttctCTGGAAATTTTCATGGTTGAATTGAATGTCTGATTGGTGACCTTGGGTTGATATTTGGATTCATGCTCCACAAAGAAGATTTCAAGGGATAggttagttaaattataaaacatcACGAGTGTTTCAGTGAACAATTCTGGCGCAAAATACATATGGAGTTGTTCTAGATTAACAGCAGCTTTGAACTATGAGCGTGCCTTCAGCCTCTTCTGTGAAGCCTGAATATTGTGGGATGGCTTGTTGCTCATAAAATACTAGAGGgatgcttggagaatgagataggatgtgaattttgtgaataatagtaagatggtTCGTGAagagtagtgagatagtttgaattaagtatttattgaattttgggaaaggaaagaaaaaaagttggaaaaaaaaattataaagttaaaatattgttagaatattatttttattccgagattcgaaaaagttaaattgtttttttattttttgtttgaaagtttgggaaattgtaataattagtttagaaaagttgtgatgatattagtttgaaagtgattgtatttgagtgatgtttgagaaagaaataagaagaaatcgaaaattatttccaaacaactCCTGAAGAGGtaggtttggatggtgagatgataatttttggttttagatgaaagtttaaaatattattattgttttgggatttgaaaaagttgaattgagatttggaaaagtttaattgtttattatattttgtttgagaatttgaaaaaattgtaatgatgtgatgatatgagaattttgtgtctcattcCAGTTGCTAAACATTCGCGTTTGGAAACAGCCGGACTGACAAAAATGATCTTTGACTCCAAATATTTTAACAGGTCAAGAACTAACCTGACTTACATACTATTAGCATTATTGATTACACTCATCCCATGATATTCTTCcccttttaatttgtttctgtattttatttatttatttattttagagtgCATGAAAAGCTCAATTTCTGCTTCCAAGAAGGTGAAAAAGTACCTGACCAACCACTCAAGGATAATTTGATGTTTTGACACACAAAATGCGAACAAACATAACATAGAGTTATTTTTTAGGCTTCAATTCAAAACTCACTTGAAAAGCTTTTCAaggttattataaaataataataataataaaaggacATGTCATATTCTCTCGTTGGCCATAGCACAAGGTTTCTAGCACGGTCATGGTAATCAGCACTTCAGCACCAATCTTGGTAATGGTGaccaacattttttattttttattttttttggttttctttattGAGGTGAAACGCAATCTTTGTGAGAAGTGGtaatataaacaaacaaaccaTCAGACCATTATTCGGAGTGTGAAAAACCTGTAAGGTAGTTGAAAATAATCGAGACAGATCAATGTGGGATTACAATGTAGGATCTCCCTCCCAAATGCTCTGCAACTCCCCTTCAAAATGACGCATTCTCTCACTCAGATAATAGATTACCCTTgacgaaggagagagagaagagatagAGTCAAAATCTTATCAGAAATGCTAAATTCACCGAAACTGTTCCGAAAGTGTGTCccgaatctttttttttttttttttttttacttaatgattaaaaaaatgttttttaatgatgatgtgaattttttttatatttttaaaaatatttatgatgattaaaaaaacatgaaaataaagaaaat encodes the following:
- the LOC121247002 gene encoding RHOMBOID-like protein 13, with translation MGKPLFYEILEKPATTCIIGVCSAIWFYIQKKNIGYSHVGFSYENAIEGHHWRIITSTFSHISVLHLVFNMSALWSLGIVEQLGNIGLGVVYYLHYTLVLVVLSGVLVFGMYHTLIHRFKLEHFRRVTAVGYSCVVFGWMTILSMKQPSSKLDLFGFLSLPISFAPFESLIFTSLIVPQASFLGHLSGIIVGYAIGWGLINGMNNYWAVTMLGWIVLVFVFSLKRSGAYDFSFFEIESITDPYLPSVRFPASGNGRTLQMSALPVGDVELV